A stretch of the Euleptes europaea isolate rEulEur1 chromosome 14, rEulEur1.hap1, whole genome shotgun sequence genome encodes the following:
- the TM2D2 gene encoding TM2 domain-containing protein 2: MAGRGPVGYALLCGQAALLLGNLLVLQGVSRSHQQNATDSPARSQEPPAETPAIAAISSPSSSSSKALDYLGPYAPLVLCDHLPEEFIECEDPIDHSGNTSARDGLGHGCLKFGGQAYSDVSHTQVQCTALDGIECAGSKTFLRGNKPCIKYTGHYFITTLLYSFFLGCFGVDRFCLGHTGTAVGKLLTLGGLGIWWFVDLILLITGGLMPSDGSNWCTIY; the protein is encoded by the exons ATGGCGGGCCGAGGGCCGGTCGGCTACGCGTTGCTGTGCGGCCAGGCGGCGCTGCTGCTGGGCAACCTGCTCGTCCTCCAGGGGGTGTCTCGAAGCCACCAGCAGAACGCCACGGACAGCCCCGCGCGCAGCCAGGAGCCGCCGGCGGAGACTCCGGCAATAGCCGCCATCTCTTcgccgtcctcctcctcctccaaggcctTGGACTACCTGGGCCCCTACGCACCGCTCGTCCTTTGCGACCACCT ACCTGAAGAGTTCATTGAATGTGAGGATCCTATAGATCACAGTGGAAACACAAGCGCGCGAGATGGACTGGGCCATGGGTGTCTTAAG TTTGGCGGCCAAGCATATAGCGATGTAAGCCACACTCAGGTCCAGTGCACAGCCCTAGATGGCATTGAGTGTGCCGGCTCAAAGACTTTTCTGCGAGGGAATAAACCATGCATAAA GTACACCGGGCACTACTTTATAACCACTCTCCTCTACTCCTTTTTCTTGGGTTGCTTTGGAGTGGATCGTTTCTGCCTGGGGCACACAGGAACAGCAGTGGGAAAACTTCTCACTCTTGGAGGACTTGGAATTTGGTGGTTTGTGGACTTAATTCTTCTTATCACTGGAGGACTGATGCCCAGTGATGGAAGCAATTGGTGTACTATTTATTGA